Below is a window of Plasmodium brasilianum strain Bolivian I chromosome 14, whole genome shotgun sequence DNA.
CAAGAAAGTGATTTAAATGATATCGTACAACTAGTAGGAAAAGATTCTTTATCAGAAGATCAAAAGGTTGTAATGGAAGTTGCAAAAATCATTAGAGAAGATTTCCTTCAACAAAATGCATTTAGTGATTATGATTACATGTGTCCTTTACAAAAAACTGTAGGTATGATGAAAATCATTTGCCATTTTTATGGACAATGCTTGCGAACATTGCAAGAATATGATTCAAGGGAAAGAAAAATTGGATGGGGctctatatataatactctAAGACCTACCATTAACAAAATTACCCACATGAAATTTGAATCCCCTAAGAATACAGATGagtactttaaaaaatacttcAAAGCCCTGGAGGAGGAGATAACTGTGGGGTTGCGTAACCTGGTTGAAAAGTAGATACgttgtgcatatatatatatatatatatataaatatatgcatggttgtatatgtgtgtgtatttctatgtgtatgcatatttatgtgAGAGTACACACACGCCTACTTATCGTggatgaaaaaatatgacgtatatattataataccaCCTTTTTAGTACTGAGAAgtgaaattttaaattaagatcattttttgtatttttgtttatatcatatatttgaGCATTAATCAATATTTccatatttccatttttccatTACCCCATATACtcattatctttttttcccattaTCCTATTTTCCcaccataattttttttcctctttaatGTATGTTTAATGTTTTAAGAATATGCCATTTATTTCAAAGAGTGTAAGAAGTTCATATGCATTTAcgtctcttctttttttcccattcATGTTACAGcacaaaaatttatttttgtgcaTGCCTtgatttttaatgaaaaatttactttttcctgttttttccattttttctatatttttccaccttatttccattttatttccATCTTGTTTCTaccttttttccatttttttcaattttcttttcttttttttatttttttaaaggacAAAtccaatattatttttaattttttttttttttttttttcatttgtttattataaataagggtggcatatatatatttgctcCCATACACCCAAGGAATGTAAACATATTCAACtcgcatatatgtgtatatatatacatatgtatgtatatacgtatgaaCATTTAAGTAAtcccttaattttttatttttataaagttTTTGCTGCGTTATTTAACGAATGCATTAAtaatacgtatgtatatatatatatataatatatatttatatatgggaacacatatataaactacCAGTTCTTATGCACACCTTCATTTCAGTTTTCATTTACTCCTCcatttattgtatattaaaatttattattgcaTTTTATGCACATTGCTATATGTTAAGATCGGCgttatatttctttcttgAGAATAGGAAaattaatcaaaaaaaaaaaaagagtcaaataaaagaaaagggatatatgtaattataactaaaaatgaaatacatCAAATTAATACAAAAGTTCAggataaaaggaaaagactaaaaaaaaaaaaaaaaaatattggatttttcctttaaaaaaataaaataaaataaaataacactggatttgtttaaaaaaaaaaaaaaaaaaaaaaaaaaacttggAAATTACCAAacacaaataaaacaaaatagtttttttttcaaagacAGCTATCAATTTAGGTATATAAAGGTGTAGTGCAAAATTAAGAGGTATAATATCAAAAggggaaataataaaagacaATTTCTGTCTACATAAGGGTGCAGAGGCATCACACTGTAAAACTTTATTagttacaattttttaatttaaaagataaaaataataaattagtaacactcattaatatttattaattcataaaaatgcatgtttttatttctttttattcgtGCCTCCAATTTGGTAGGACAtcacatgtacacataccTACATATATGCAAGTACCTGTACACATATACCATCGTGgtcaatatatattaggtGTTTCCAAATAGGGCCTAAAAAATTGGTAGTTAAAATGTACTACATATGAACAGTATTCCGATAAATAATTTCTCTCAgtaatcattaaaaaatatttgtgtatattgAGAATTATTCTACAAAAACTGTAAAGAAGTATAAGCGGAATTATTCGAGCTAGAAGCCATTTCTATTCttgattattttttgtcCATTATggcatatacattttaaagaagtcatatatatatatatatatatatatatataacaaatatatagatgaatatataaataaatgactATATAAATAGATGAATCAATTTTgtcattattttaaaatgctacatattttaataagtaGAAACACTTAACAAGTAATCATCTGaaaatgcatttattttttacttagGAAAAGACGCAAAGAGCAAATTCCAAGTGAATTTTATAGTTAATAAGCATTTCGattaattttacaaattagtcatattttacaattaatCGTTTTCATGATATGTCCTtctgttaatttattttttactacaTGTGCCCTACATGGAGgcatgtacattttttcccTTATCCAACATTTTGAGATAAAGATGTATCCTTTACAATTACAACGTTTTTATgtgctttatatatatatatatatgttttttattttatttttctaaaatgtataacataatttttatgcatCATTTAAGCACGTAAACTGTCGtttcaacatttttttttgtttttctctcTGGATGGGTATAACACTACACAGATGgtattgtatgtatgtgcatataaatGTGCCACTTCCTATTTTGTAAAAAGCCTTACTATTAATTTGAGAAATAAATGAGTATCAAAActgaattaataaattaattcacAATCTCTTTtttggtatttttttttttttttttgatattttctgaaattaacaaaaagaacaaatttgagcaaaaaagtaaaaataacaacattactggaaaatttgaaaaaggaaatatgaTACATGTActtaagtaataaaaatgaaccTCTCTAACAATATACACTTTATaattcatacatatgtgtaaatgttaatataaatgtgaatgtaaacataaaaaggaaaaaagagaaattaaAGGCATACAGCCATATGTGAGAAATAATCTGTAGGAACTATTTGTAGTCAGGCATACAAATAtgaacacaaatatatacacgaACGCATACATGAACGCATACACGAATGCATACACGAATGCATACACGAATGCATACACGAATGCATACACTAATGCATACACGAACGCATACATGAATGCATACACGAATGCATACACTAATGCATACACGAATGTGTACACGAATGTATACCTGAATGTATACATTATTGTGCACAGAAGTTTACATAACTAGCAAATTAGGGGAACGTTACACCAATTTTAACACACGACGACGTAATGTACAtgcacatttttaaaaattgacatttaaaaaaatatgttatttgtattttaaaaggaaaaggtaaaaaacTACATCATTGCTAACTGAATATGCCGTTCATTTGGGAACagcacacatatatttatatatatatatatatgtttgcacgtatgcatacataaatatttatatatttctcttcttttgtgtgagtaaaaaaaatatcactTGGTACAGTTCAACAATATGCACTTAAGAAACCGtcttttgttattattactagtaaaaacaatattatgGAACTCGAAAAATAGTGAAagtttcattttaaaaaggaaagagaCAGTTGTAATTGGATCAACAGGAAATCGGaacaataaaaagaatattagaAGAAGGCTAATAAAAGAGGAAAGTATTGGCAATGAAACAGAACAAATTTTGACATCATCAGAAAACGAAcattatataagaaataaattaaaagaatttgaaaaatatagaatagAATCATATAGCTCCaaatacacttttttttttccaggACAAGGAGaacaatatatatctatggGTTTAGATacttataataattgtaagcaatcaaaagaaatatatgatCGTGCAAGTAAAATTTTGGGTTATAATTTAATGgatgtaattaaaaatggaccaatagaaaaattaaaaaattcagaAATTGCACAGCCATCTATTTATACAGTATCTATTGCTGcgtatgaaaaattaaaatatgaaaataatgaagcaCTTATGAAATTAAACTTATGTATGGGTTATTCATTAGGGGAATATTCCGCTTTAACATGTTCAGAATCCTTACCTTTTGAAGAAGGGgtatatttaacaaaagaAAGAGGAAAAGCTATGCAAAATTGTGCAAAATTGTATGATATGACAACAGTTGCAATTGTTGGATTAACATTAGAtactatttataaattaatagaagatgttaataaagaaatgaaagatgatatttttattgttagtTATATGacagataaaaaatttggatTATGTGGAAAACCACAAAGTATGGAATACCTTAATAAATTggcaaaagaaaaatataaagctatttttacaaaaaaattacaaatatctGGTGCATTCCACTCATCTTATATGTTCCCAGCTAGGAAAACATTagaaaatgtattaaatcaaataaattttaaaaagttaaaagtCCCTGTCTTGTCAAATGTAGATGGCAATGCATATGATGACCCCTCTATAATTAAACAGTTGTTGCTTCTCCAGTTAACTAGTcccataaaaataaatagctgtttacaaaatattttaaaatatggcTATGAATGTGGTTATGAATTAGGACCAGGTACTATTAACTCGAACCTTTTAAAAGATGTatcccaaaaaaaaaaaactgctATTCCTTATATATGAGAAGTATGACTATGCGTTTAATTTGTCTGATAAGGTTGAGCTAactatttttcaaataacgAGTTTGAAAGGGAAGCGCATCATATAGATAAAATTAGGTCAAGCAAcgcatttatatacatatatatatacgtgtatatatatatatatatatatttttatcgaTCACCATTTTTAACACATTCTCTAACGGCAcattaatacatatgtaatttatttcttaCTTTTTTCCATGCACAtgttacttttatttataaatccTTTCATTCGTTTAATTGTTgaattgttttaaaaatgccATAAATTGATTATGAAGCCGCAATGATAGGCTCCATTATTAATCTGcgatatatttttgtacattCATAGTGTTTTTTTGACTTGTTAAGCTTAAATACAAATGACATAGGTTTTAATAATCTTTCCCGTAAGATAGCACATGCCTTATATATGgcttaaaatttatttcactaaaaagaatttatgcaaaattttatctgttagttaaaatattaataaatatatatttttatgtaaatttgtacatatctatataaattatatatacgtataggTCTACGTGTGAATGCGTTTACACAAACGCATATaaacatgtacgtatgtatttacgcacgttcattttaaataaaataactttGGAATAagcgcaaaaaaaaaaaaaaaaaaaaaaaaaaaatgtgcaatttcaaaatttttataatcctCTTTACAGATTTCTTAAATCACTTTTTGTTACCTTTTGTGTGttgaacattttaaaaaagaaagcaCATTAAAGACGCTTTATTCTCAAGGAATAAAGTTTTCCAgttttaacaaaaatgaaatggaacaaatatgtaaatgcttatatgtatatgttcatattcaTGCGTGCAcacatgtatgcatataggCAAACCGTGTGAACACGGGGAATCTGCTCAAACAAatgcacaaaaaaatattcattaacATTAATATGGGCATACTTgtaataattacaaaaaaaaaaagatttaaaattttcaaataaatattataaaaatgcattttaCGCATTcgtatttgttaaaataaatttatataagttaTCAAATACAAAGAAAAGGTATGAGCCCAATTATGTAAGCATTTTCGTGCCCACATATagacatatacatatatatacaaatgagtgtatacatatatatatatatatatatatatatatatatagactATTTTGTTTCTTCATGTGTAAAGATATATACGACACGTACGCACCATTAACCCTCTTTTCTACGTAAAAGGGCGCTCCCTTGTTTTTTTCGTACCAAATGGAtgatcaatttttttaaaatcattatCCGGATAACACCTGTTATCGCACGTACTCCTTGtagcatttttttaaataattatcctTCAAATTAGGAAGTAAAAAGCAGTTGGTATGATCTTTCCTACTAGagtaattaattaatttctCTTCGTTTTTATCAGGGATTTCACAGAAAAATGTATCCTTATTTTGAAGTTTAATTTGAGTTAATTTACAATTAATTCTGTCTTTATGACTTTCAtggttattactattattattattactactactattattattattactactattattatttctactactgttattattattactactactattattattattactactactattattattattaatattattataatgccTACTACTGCTAATACCAGCACAAATGCTGTCCCGGCTTCCCCCTACCATATTACCTCTATTGAtagatttttcttttattctgtgtaaaatattttccatGGGCATGATggaattatttttgaaatttatttgcaacttgcaatttttttttttctcatttaatATGTTGTCAAATTTTAAGTTGTTCactattttcaaaaaaatatcttttttatcctttatatcatttttgtcTACTAATTTTAGATagttatatttgtttaaattaattacatACGGTTCATTCTTTTTATGATCAGCAGTATTATCATTCATaatgttttcattttcatcctttttatatttaattaatacatCATGCAACGGATCGTACACAttatacttcttttttatatttacatgacTGTGTTCagtatttatttcattacaaTTGATACCATATAATTCCTTAATCATTTCCACATCTTCTCTTTTTAGAGGAATATCGTTTTTTccatattcatatttatgaatGAGAGAATTATCAAACACATCAtcaaaattcttttttctaaattttttagtCAACTTGTCTTCATTATACTTGTTCAtgtcattaatttttttaaaaatatatgggaTATTAGTTAAACTATGAAATTTCACATCCTTACTTTTTTCCCTATTATGTAAAAGTGAAAATTTTGGTGATGTTTTTCCTTCGTTTTTATGcccatttttcctttctaaTATGTTAATACGTTCTTCGTACATAATCCCATTTTTGCTATTTAATGAGTACTCTCTTGCAATTGTATGcctttttgtatttaaagCGTCTTtagttttactttttttgtcTTGCTCTCCTTCATCAACTCCTTTTTCACTGCTTATACCATTCTGCGTTTTGTCAGTAAAATTACGATAATTATGAGAACATgcattacataattttttacgttttcttttttttcttaaccATTTCTTCACGTTATATTGCAAATATATGATACGTCGCATAAGCATATCGTGACTTActttataagtatatataaattctgAGCTATTGTTTCTAATGTTAAAGCATAAGGTAGTTGTTGTTTTGGCTTGTTCTTTCACTTCCTTCACATCTTTCACATCTTCCACTTTTTTGCcctttttcttgtttttttcattatttcccAAAAATTTAGAGCTACAATTTATTACTCTTATATAATCTCTTTCCTTCTGTTTTTTTGGCATAACTCCTAAAACGTCCCTAAATAATCCTTTGTTAGACATTAAATACATCCGTTTGTCTATTTGTTCGCCTCTACTACTTAATATGTAACTGTC
It encodes the following:
- a CDS encoding malonyl CoA-acyl carrier protein transacylase, whose protein sequence is MHLRNRLLLLLLVKTILWNSKNSESFILKRKETVVIGSTGNRNNKKNIRRRLIKEESIGNETEQILTSSENEHYIRNKLKEFEKYRIESYSSKYTFFFPGQGEQYISMGLDTYNNCKQSKEIYDRASKILGYNLMDVIKNGPIEKLKNSEIAQPSIYTVSIAAYEKLKYENNEALMKLNLCMGYSLGEYSALTCSESLPFEEGVYLTKERGKAMQNCAKLYDMTTVAIVGLTLDTIYKLIEDVNKEMKDDIFIVSYMTDKKFGLCGKPQSMEYLNKLAKEKYKAIFTKKLQISGAFHSSYMFPARKTLENVLNQINFKKLKVPVLSNVDGNAYDDPSIIKQLLLLQLTSPIKINSCLQNILKYGYECGYELGPGTINSNLLKDVSQKKKTAIPYI